The following are from one region of the Trueperaceae bacterium genome:
- a CDS encoding sigma-70 family RNA polymerase sigma factor has product MAVATLAETAVRDAELARSLARGDEAALRHLYERHGGVVLALATRMLGSREEAEEVLHDTFYRLWLNASRFDPERAAVRTYLYALARNLCLSRLRARRARPVRADLDEHGAAYQLAMSTDPDPVPALLAGRALSVLDDGERLLVEEAFFGGWSHAELADRHGLPLGTVKSRIKRALAKMRSALEAGK; this is encoded by the coding sequence GTGGCAGTAGCGACCTTGGCCGAGACCGCTGTGCGCGACGCAGAGCTCGCCCGGTCGCTGGCCCGTGGCGACGAGGCCGCGCTGCGCCACCTCTACGAGCGACACGGTGGGGTGGTGCTGGCCCTCGCCACGCGGATGCTGGGCAGCCGCGAGGAGGCGGAAGAGGTGCTGCACGACACCTTCTACAGGCTGTGGCTCAACGCCAGCCGGTTCGACCCGGAACGCGCCGCCGTGCGCACGTACCTCTACGCGCTGGCCCGGAACCTCTGCCTCTCGCGCCTGCGGGCGCGGCGGGCGAGGCCGGTGAGGGCCGACCTCGACGAGCACGGCGCGGCCTACCAGCTGGCCATGTCCACGGACCCCGACCCCGTGCCGGCGCTGCTGGCCGGCCGGGCCCTCAGCGTCCTCGACGACGGCGAGAGGCTGCTCGTCGAGGAGGCGTTCTTCGGCGGCTGGTCGCACGCCGAGCTGGCCGACAGGCACGGGCTGCCGCTCGGGACCGTGAAGAGCAGGATCAAGCGGGCGCTGGCCAAGATG